A region of Dioscorea cayenensis subsp. rotundata cultivar TDr96_F1 chromosome 5, TDr96_F1_v2_PseudoChromosome.rev07_lg8_w22 25.fasta, whole genome shotgun sequence DNA encodes the following proteins:
- the LOC120262260 gene encoding protein CHUP1, chloroplastic-like, whose product MSELESSRAKVKLLKRKLKSDGEQAKEKISAMHQIISKLQAKEANNQSNVELERQVKRLNELEVEVETLKIVNSRLLEENSELMKKMEAAQMLASSVEVPKADLMEDVNQLREVNEKLMNDIDQLKTDRCADVEQLVYLRWVNACLRYELRNFQPPPGKSSSKRFKQELEPKV is encoded by the exons ATGTCTGAGCTTGAGTCTTCCAGAGCTAAGGTTAAACTACTGAAAAGGAAGTTGAAATCTGATGGAGAGCAAGCAAAGGAGAAGATTTCTGCAATGCATCAAATAATCAGCAAGCTTCAGGCTAAAGAGGCGAACAACCAAAGCAATGTGGAATTGGAGAGGCAGGTGAAGAGGTTGAATGAATTGGAAGTTGAGGTTGAAACTCTCAAAATCGTTAATTCGAGGTTGTTAGAGGAGAATTCggagttgatgaagaaaatggaaGCTGCACAAATGCTTGCATCTTCTGTTGAGGTTCCAAAG GCAGATCTTATGGAGGATGTGAATCAGTTAAGAGAAGTGAATGAGAAACTGATGAATGACATTGATCAACTAAAAACAGATCGTTGTGCCGATGTTGAGCAGCTAGTGTATCTTAGATGGGTCAATGCTTGTCTCCGGTACGAGCTCAGGAACTTTCAGCCACCGCCCGGGAAAAGCAGCAGCAAGAGATTTAAGCAAGAACTTGAGCCCAAAGTCTGA